In one Apteryx mantelli isolate bAptMan1 chromosome 9, bAptMan1.hap1, whole genome shotgun sequence genomic region, the following are encoded:
- the RUBCN gene encoding run domain Beclin-1-interacting and cysteine-rich domain-containing protein isoform X4, translating into MSLGNLTEVPPRFLTNTLSNLSPISLVCWEGWSDSSRKEHWKLLGNLKTTVEGLVSTSNPNVWSKYGGLERLCRDMHSILYHGLIHDKVYCRQKDYWQFVKDIRWLSPSSAHHVEKFISLHENGQPNTDGLSDQAVAKLWLQHSLQFHCLSAQLKPLLGNRQYIRKFYADTAFLLSDSHVTAMLQCLEAVEQNNPRLLAQIDTSMFTRKSEGPSPVTKSQSLTALPGFLHIPSADCTQQRYFGSFSSLPHPASSGFSDRRPASSSACSGTSQPQEHCLSTRSSSFSEGRCPLEQPNSVTRCHVPSPKDPFSPASEMSSSTTSQSEDTWMGSQDDPQSDANDGPEYLAIGNLGRRGRACSSASSNSTTSNKSSSSNLFSSSSSQKLDSVSSLGDQGASSGGGSRGMSLLRRSSFSEGQASAPQGILKKSHMRSHSDTNVASGKLHESHGDTGGVRGPISGSTQSSEVSTPSSLYMEYDSGQYLSSGEGMFRRPSEGQSLISYLSEQDFGSCADLEKENAHFSISESLIAAIELMKCNMMNRQLEEEEEDSDKEIQELKQKIRIRRQQIRTKHLFPTCQMGSDSLVATDSESQFSSHGSMRLSDSGSAEDVEEYEIQDGNDGSNLIQMSKNGLSVSMASLFSDADIKRNPASSRKSFRSSESISHSFLNSNSAEAVAMGLLKQFEGMQLPAASELEWLVPEHDAPQKLLPIPDSLPISPDDGEHADIYKLRIRVRGNLEWAPPRPQIIFNIHPAPTRKVAVAKQNYRCAGCGIRTDPDYIKRLRYCEYLGKYFCQCCHENAQTVIPSRILRKWDFSKYYVSNFSKDLLSKIWSDPLFNVQDINAALYRKVKSLNQVWLLRVQLLHMKNMFKTCRLAKDLLDSFDAVPGHLTEDLHLYSLSDLSATKKGDLMPRLTELLKAGSLHVQKCMLCQAKGFICEFCQNEDDIIFPFELNKCRTCEECKACYHKSCFKSSHCPRCERLQARRELLAKQSMESYVSDYEDELEQQEAVAAT; encoded by the exons GAAAGAGCACTGGAAACTGCTCGGCAATCTGAAGACCACAGTGGAAGGACTGGTGTCCACCAGCAACCCAAATGTCTGGTCTAAGTATGGTGGCTTGGAACGGCTCTGCAGAGACATGCACAGCATCCTTTATCATGGGCTCATCCACGACAAG GTGTATTGCAGACAGAAGGATTACTGGCAGTTTGTGAAAGACATTCGCTGGCTGAGTCCCAGCTCTGCTCATCACGTGGAAAAG TTCATCAGCCTGCATGAGAATGGCCAGCCCAACACAGACGGCCTAAGCGATCAAGCTGTTGCGAAGCTGTGGCTACAACATAGCCTGCAGTTCCACTGCCTCTCGGCACAGCTGAAACCCCTCCTGGGCAACAGGCAGTACATAAGAAAATTCTACGCAG ACACTGCCTTCCTGCTCAGCGACTCCCATGTCACGGCCATGTTAcagtgcctggaggctgtggAACAGAACAACCCCAGGCTCCTGGCTCAGATCGACACGTCCATG TTTACCAGGAAGAGTGAAGGTCCGTCTCCAGTGACAAAGAGTCAGAGCCTGACTGCTCTCCCTGGATTCCTGCACATACCGTCTGCAGACTGCACACAGCAGCGTTACTTTGGGTCCTTCTCTAGCCTGCCCCACCCAGCCTCTTCCGGCTTCTCAG ACAGGAGACCAGcgagctcctctgcctgctctggcACCAGCCAGCCTCAGGAACACTGCCTGTCCACCAGGTCATCTTCCTTCAGTGAGGGCAGGTGCCCTCTGGAGCAGCCCAACTCTGTCACCCGCTGCCACGTTCCCTCACCCAAAGACCCCTTCTCTCCTGCCAGCGAGATGAGTTCCAGCACCACAAGCCAGAGCGAGGACACTTGGATGGGGAGTCAGGACGATCCGCAAAGTGATGCTAATGATGGGCCGGAGTACCTGGCCATTGGGAACttggggcgccggggccgggcctgcagcagcgccagcagcaaCAGTACCACCAGCAACAAGAGCAGCAGCTCCAACCtgttctcctccagcagctcccagaAGCTGGACTCGGTCTCCTCCTTGGGAGACCAGGGGGCAAGTAgcggaggtggaagcaggggcaTGAGCCTGTTACGCCGGTCCAGCTTCTCGGAGGGACAGGCATCAGCTCCACAGGGCATCCTGAAGAAGAGCCACATGCGCTCGCACTCTGATACCAATGTGGCTTCGGGGAAATTACACG AGTCCCATGGTGACACAGGCGGAGTAAGAGGGCCCATCTCTGGTTCCACCCAGAGCAGTGAAGTGAGCACACCCAGCTCCCTCTACATGGAGTATG ACTCTGGCCAGTACCTGAGTTCGGGGGAAGGGATGTTCAGAAGACCTTCAGAAGGGCAGTCCCTCATCAGCTATCTCTCTGAACAGGACTTTGGcagctgtgcagacctggagaag GAGAATGCCCACTTCAGTATCTCAGAGTCACTGATTGCTGCCATTGAGCTGATGAAATGCAACATGATGAACcggcagctggaggaggaggaggaagacagcgACAAGGAGATCCAGGAGCTTAAACAAAAGATTCGCATTCGGCGCCAGCAGATCCGTACCAAGCACCTGTTCCCTACCTGCCAGATGGGCTCAGACA GCCTTGTGGCGACAGACAGTGAGTCCCAGTTCAGCTCCCATGGCTCCATGCGACTGTCTGATTCAGGCTCTGCAGAGGATGTGGAAGAGTATGAGATCCAAG ATGGTAACGATGGATCTAACCTGATTCAAATGTCCAAGAACGGCCTCTCAGTGTCAATGGCTTCCTTGTTCTCAG ATGCAGACATCAAGAGGAACCCAGCCTCCAGCAGGAAGTCCTTTCGGTCCTCGGAGTCCAT ATCCCACTCCTTCCTCAATTCGAACTCAGCAGAGGCCGTGGCCATGGGTTTGCTGAAGCAGTTTGAAGGCATGCAGCTTCCAGCTGCCTCCGAACTGGAATGGCTGGTCCCGGAGCACGATGCCCCCCAGaag CTCCTGCCTATCCCCgactctctgcccatctctcccgATGACGGAGAACACGCTGACATCTACAAGCTGAGGATTCGTGTGCGTGGAAACCTGGAGTGGGCCCCGCCGCGACCACAGATCATCTTCAACATTCACCCAGCCCCAAC GAGGAAGGTGGCTGTGGCCAAGCAGAATTACCGGTGCGCTGGCTGTGGCATCCGGACTGATCCTG ATTACATCAAGCGGCTGCGGTACTGTGAATACCTGGGGAAATATTTCTGCCAGTGCTGCCATGAGAATGCCCAGACAGTCATTCCCAGCCGCATCCTGCGCAAGTGGGACTTCAGCAAGTATTACGTGAGCAACTTCTCCAAAGACCTGCTGAGCAAGATCTGGAGTGACCCACTCTTCAACGTGCAGGATATCAATGCTGCCCTGTACCGGAAGGTGAAGTCTCTCAACCAAGTGTGG CTGCTGCGAGTCCAGCTCTTACATATGAAGAACATGTTTAAGACCTGCCGACTGGCTAAAGA CCTCCTAGACTCCTTTGATGCGGTGCCTGGACACTTGACGGAGGATTTGCACCTCTACTCCCTGAGCGACCTCAGCGCAACAAAGAAGGGAGACTTGATGCCTCGTTTGACAGAGCTCCTGAAGGCAGGCAGCCTGCACGTTCAGAAGTGCATG CTGTGCCAAGCCAAAGGCTTCATCTGTGAGTTCTGCCAAAATGAGGACGACATCATCTTCCCCTTTGAGCTCAACAAGTGCAGGACATGCGAAG AATGCAAAGCCTGCTACCACAAGTCCTGCTTCAAATCCTCCCACTGCCCCCGCTGTGAGCGACTCCAAGCCCGGAGAGAGCTGCTGGCCAAGCAGAGCATGGAGTCCTATGTCTCAGATTATGAAGATGAGCTGGAGCAGCAGGAGGCGGTGGCAGCCACATGA
- the RUBCN gene encoding run domain Beclin-1-interacting and cysteine-rich domain-containing protein isoform X5 — MSLGNLTEVPPRFLTNTLSNLSPISLVCWEGWSDSSRKEHWKLLGNLKTTVEGLVSTSNPNVWSKYGGLERLCRDMHSILYHGLIHDKVYCRQKDYWQFVKDIRWLSPSSAHHVEKFISLHENGQPNTDGLSDQAVAKLWLQHSLQFHCLSAQLKPLLGNRQYIRKFYADTAFLLSDSHVTAMLQCLEAVEQNNPRLLAQIDTSMFTRKSEGPSPVTKSQSLTALPGFLHIPSADCTQQRYFGSFSSLPHPASSGFSDRRPASSSACSGTSQPQEHCLSTRSSSFSEGRCPLEQPNSVTRCHVPSPKDPFSPASEMSSSTTSQSEDTWMGSQDDPQSDANDGPEYLAIGNLGRRGRACSSASSNSTTSNKSSSSNLFSSSSSQKLDSVSSLGDQGASSGGGSRGMSLLRRSSFSEGQASAPQGILKKSHMRSHSDTNVASGKLHESHGDTGGVRGPISGSTQSSEVSTPSSLYMEYDSGQYLSSGEGMFRRPSEGQSLISYLSEQDFGSCADLEKENAHFSISESLIAAIELMKCNMMNRQLEEEEEDSDKEIQELKQKIRIRRQQIRTKHLFPTCQMGSDSLVATDSESQFSSHGSMRLSDSGSAEDVEEYEIQDADIKRNPASSRKSFRSSESISHSFLNSNSAEAVAMGLLKQFEGMQLPAASELEWLVPEHDAPQKLLPIPDSLPISPDDGEHADIYKLRIRVRGNLEWAPPRPQIIFNIHPAPTRKVAVAKQNYRCAGCGIRTDPDYIKRLRYCEYLGKYFCQCCHENAQTVIPSRILRKWDFSKYYVSNFSKDLLSKIWSDPLFNVQDINAALYRKVKSLNQVWLLRVQLLHMKNMFKTCRLAKDLLDSFDAVPGHLTEDLHLYSLSDLSATKKGDLMPRLTELLKAGSLHVQKCMLCQAKGFICEFCQNEDDIIFPFELNKCRTCEECKACYHKSCFKSSHCPRCERLQARRELLAKQSMESYVSDYEDELEQQEAVAAT; from the exons GAAAGAGCACTGGAAACTGCTCGGCAATCTGAAGACCACAGTGGAAGGACTGGTGTCCACCAGCAACCCAAATGTCTGGTCTAAGTATGGTGGCTTGGAACGGCTCTGCAGAGACATGCACAGCATCCTTTATCATGGGCTCATCCACGACAAG GTGTATTGCAGACAGAAGGATTACTGGCAGTTTGTGAAAGACATTCGCTGGCTGAGTCCCAGCTCTGCTCATCACGTGGAAAAG TTCATCAGCCTGCATGAGAATGGCCAGCCCAACACAGACGGCCTAAGCGATCAAGCTGTTGCGAAGCTGTGGCTACAACATAGCCTGCAGTTCCACTGCCTCTCGGCACAGCTGAAACCCCTCCTGGGCAACAGGCAGTACATAAGAAAATTCTACGCAG ACACTGCCTTCCTGCTCAGCGACTCCCATGTCACGGCCATGTTAcagtgcctggaggctgtggAACAGAACAACCCCAGGCTCCTGGCTCAGATCGACACGTCCATG TTTACCAGGAAGAGTGAAGGTCCGTCTCCAGTGACAAAGAGTCAGAGCCTGACTGCTCTCCCTGGATTCCTGCACATACCGTCTGCAGACTGCACACAGCAGCGTTACTTTGGGTCCTTCTCTAGCCTGCCCCACCCAGCCTCTTCCGGCTTCTCAG ACAGGAGACCAGcgagctcctctgcctgctctggcACCAGCCAGCCTCAGGAACACTGCCTGTCCACCAGGTCATCTTCCTTCAGTGAGGGCAGGTGCCCTCTGGAGCAGCCCAACTCTGTCACCCGCTGCCACGTTCCCTCACCCAAAGACCCCTTCTCTCCTGCCAGCGAGATGAGTTCCAGCACCACAAGCCAGAGCGAGGACACTTGGATGGGGAGTCAGGACGATCCGCAAAGTGATGCTAATGATGGGCCGGAGTACCTGGCCATTGGGAACttggggcgccggggccgggcctgcagcagcgccagcagcaaCAGTACCACCAGCAACAAGAGCAGCAGCTCCAACCtgttctcctccagcagctcccagaAGCTGGACTCGGTCTCCTCCTTGGGAGACCAGGGGGCAAGTAgcggaggtggaagcaggggcaTGAGCCTGTTACGCCGGTCCAGCTTCTCGGAGGGACAGGCATCAGCTCCACAGGGCATCCTGAAGAAGAGCCACATGCGCTCGCACTCTGATACCAATGTGGCTTCGGGGAAATTACACG AGTCCCATGGTGACACAGGCGGAGTAAGAGGGCCCATCTCTGGTTCCACCCAGAGCAGTGAAGTGAGCACACCCAGCTCCCTCTACATGGAGTATG ACTCTGGCCAGTACCTGAGTTCGGGGGAAGGGATGTTCAGAAGACCTTCAGAAGGGCAGTCCCTCATCAGCTATCTCTCTGAACAGGACTTTGGcagctgtgcagacctggagaag GAGAATGCCCACTTCAGTATCTCAGAGTCACTGATTGCTGCCATTGAGCTGATGAAATGCAACATGATGAACcggcagctggaggaggaggaggaagacagcgACAAGGAGATCCAGGAGCTTAAACAAAAGATTCGCATTCGGCGCCAGCAGATCCGTACCAAGCACCTGTTCCCTACCTGCCAGATGGGCTCAGACA GCCTTGTGGCGACAGACAGTGAGTCCCAGTTCAGCTCCCATGGCTCCATGCGACTGTCTGATTCAGGCTCTGCAGAGGATGTGGAAGAGTATGAGATCCAAG ATGCAGACATCAAGAGGAACCCAGCCTCCAGCAGGAAGTCCTTTCGGTCCTCGGAGTCCAT ATCCCACTCCTTCCTCAATTCGAACTCAGCAGAGGCCGTGGCCATGGGTTTGCTGAAGCAGTTTGAAGGCATGCAGCTTCCAGCTGCCTCCGAACTGGAATGGCTGGTCCCGGAGCACGATGCCCCCCAGaag CTCCTGCCTATCCCCgactctctgcccatctctcccgATGACGGAGAACACGCTGACATCTACAAGCTGAGGATTCGTGTGCGTGGAAACCTGGAGTGGGCCCCGCCGCGACCACAGATCATCTTCAACATTCACCCAGCCCCAAC GAGGAAGGTGGCTGTGGCCAAGCAGAATTACCGGTGCGCTGGCTGTGGCATCCGGACTGATCCTG ATTACATCAAGCGGCTGCGGTACTGTGAATACCTGGGGAAATATTTCTGCCAGTGCTGCCATGAGAATGCCCAGACAGTCATTCCCAGCCGCATCCTGCGCAAGTGGGACTTCAGCAAGTATTACGTGAGCAACTTCTCCAAAGACCTGCTGAGCAAGATCTGGAGTGACCCACTCTTCAACGTGCAGGATATCAATGCTGCCCTGTACCGGAAGGTGAAGTCTCTCAACCAAGTGTGG CTGCTGCGAGTCCAGCTCTTACATATGAAGAACATGTTTAAGACCTGCCGACTGGCTAAAGA CCTCCTAGACTCCTTTGATGCGGTGCCTGGACACTTGACGGAGGATTTGCACCTCTACTCCCTGAGCGACCTCAGCGCAACAAAGAAGGGAGACTTGATGCCTCGTTTGACAGAGCTCCTGAAGGCAGGCAGCCTGCACGTTCAGAAGTGCATG CTGTGCCAAGCCAAAGGCTTCATCTGTGAGTTCTGCCAAAATGAGGACGACATCATCTTCCCCTTTGAGCTCAACAAGTGCAGGACATGCGAAG AATGCAAAGCCTGCTACCACAAGTCCTGCTTCAAATCCTCCCACTGCCCCCGCTGTGAGCGACTCCAAGCCCGGAGAGAGCTGCTGGCCAAGCAGAGCATGGAGTCCTATGTCTCAGATTATGAAGATGAGCTGGAGCAGCAGGAGGCGGTGGCAGCCACATGA